A genomic stretch from Scheffersomyces stipitis CBS 6054 chromosome 6, complete sequence includes:
- a CDS encoding predicted protein — protein sequence MTANVVPEKHQSIFDRIWLEVDNETHGEVTVEDLNTLVSHLESVLDQQPSLNHTTSSGIFSNDALVKARINQYKNAMGSSSTISKSQALEYLSSVIDESEILGFQDFSGYKINNPSKTSSAFVDSPEHVDNFHNLLHKPSGNMRMLAGSPSIRSQKSEDTDIDDYDETASLMGTSPHKQYHHRSPSLDEADPIGLESAPDNSPQTLIRKSLEDMQKFHSTINGNFDSFSKQISDLEAENVHDLENLSTVKDTNHRVLEQLDSLKSELKEISNQIDTHKQLQCTPPVTPKKLVIQSNSPSPKVNITSTVMNERDRAVFEKLTHKSHSSFIYSGYGKKRVLSDGQPSSSNVGVRLDFKHPMGHRRAASEVPESPRKLPSTPNNRTVEAAAEKDLEAASNKKDSIRSITSIEKEKRRIY from the exons ATGACTGCAAATGTTGTCCCAGAGAAACACCAGTCGATATTCGACCGGATCTGGCTCGAAGTTGATAACGAAACGCATGGAGAAGTTACAGTAGAAGACTTGAATACACTAGTGAGCCACTTGGAATCGGTATTGGACCAACAGCCATCTCTTAATCATACGACTTCCAGTGGCATTTTTTCCAACGATGCTTTGGTGAAAGCCCGAATAAACCAGTATAAAAATGCCATGGGCAGCTCCTCGACGATTTCTAAGAGCCAGGCGCTTGAGTATTTGAGTTCAGTCATTGACGAGAGCGAGATCCTTGGCTTTCAGGATTTTTCTGGCTACAAGATCAATAATCCAAGCAAAACTAGTCTGGCTTTTGTAGATCTGCCAGAACATgtagataatttccataaCCTTTTGCATAAGCCATCAGGCAATATGAGGATGTTGGCTGGCTCCCCGTCCATCAGAAGTCAGAAATCGGAAGATACCGATATTGACGATTACGACGAAACGGCATCGTTGATGGGAACTTCTCCTCATaaacaatatcatcatcGCTCTCCTTCTCTAGATGAAGCAGATCCCATTGGGTTAGAGAGTGCACCAGACAATTCGCCCCAGACGTTAATCAGAAAGTCGTTGGAAGACATGCAGAAATTCCACAGCACTATAAATGGCAACTTTGATCTGTTCTCCAAGCAGATTCTGGACTTGGAGGCTGAAAACGTCCATGATCTTGAGAACTTGTCTACTGTAAAAGATACAAACCACAGGgtacttgaacaattagACAGTCTAAAATCTGAATTGAAGGAGATCAGCAACCAGATCGATACCCACAAACAATTGCAATGTACTCCTCCCGTGACACCAAAGAAATTGGTGATTCAAAGCAACTCGCCTTCTCCAAAAGTGAACATTACACTGACTGTGATGAACGAGAGGGACAGGGCTGTCTTTGAAAAACTTACCCATAAGTCGCATTCGTCTTTTATATATCTGGGGTATGGTAAGAAGAGGGTACTATCTGACGGACAGCCGTCTAGCTCTAATGTAGGTGTAAGACTAGATTTCAAACATCCAATGGGCCATAGACGTGCTGCTTCGGAAGTCCCTGAATCCCCACGCAAATTGCCATCAACTCCAAACAACAGAACTGTTGAAGCTGCAGCTGAAAAGGATTTGGAAGCTGCTTCCAACAAAAAAGATAGCATAAGGAGTATTACGAgcattgaaaaagaaaaaa GAAGAATATATTGA